Sequence from the Panicum virgatum strain AP13 chromosome 5N, P.virgatum_v5, whole genome shotgun sequence genome:
TTCGTTTGTCGATTTCATTGGTTACCAGCGAAAACACCGAATATCGCTAAACTTCAACCAAAATTTGGATTATAAAGTGTATATTCTTAAGCAGGCCAACATTTTGGGCAAAAAGTTGATCCTGACCGGAAAGGCTGAAATTCTGCGATTTTTGCCGAGATTTTGAACACACGTCACCATGGACCAACAACCATGCATTGTATCAAGTAACAAGTATGTTGAATAGTGTCTGTCACATGTACGTCCCACTTTGCATTTGTCATGTTCCCAAGCAAAGATTTCGGAAAGCTACCGATAAAAAAAAAAGGCGTTTGGTGTGCTTGTTCTCTTGCTGCACCGGCTACCTTGCACCAAAGTTTACTAGCGTACATACAAGCTCTTAGCAAGCGAACACATttactttttgtttttttaggaaaaagaaACAGCTTTGATTTGATCATTTAAATTGAATGGATTTGGTTGATATAAACCAGGAGAGAAGAAATAACCTAGGCATTGCAGTTAGCGTGCACACCAGTCTGCCGATTGGCCCCGAGGCCGTTGCCGCGTCGCCTTTCGCGTCGCGCTGCGCGCCCACCCGACTCCCTTCACTCCCAAGCTAGTACTATACGTCCCAAGTCCCAACCGCACCCTGCGACCGCGCGCGGCGCACGGGCACGCTATAATACTCCCCTCGATCGCCGGCTACCCGCTCCATCGCCGCGAGGCCCCATCGGTCGCGTTCCCGTCGGCGAGAGCGAGCGCAGCATCCGCACCGCGCCAGCAgcatggccgcgccgccgctgctccggcATTGGCCCCGCCTCGCTGTGATCGGCGCCGTCCTCgcgctccacctcgccgccgccgccgcgcagtcgCCAGCGACGCCTGCCGCGCCCACGACCCCGGCGGCGCCCACGACACCGGCCGCGCCGACGACCCCTGCTTCGCCGACGACACCGGCTGCACCCACGACCCCCGCTGCGCCGACCACCCCTGCTGCACCCACGACACCGGCTGCACCCACGACACCGGCTGCGCCCACGACACCGGCTGCACCGACGACGCCGGCAACGACCGCGCCCACCGCGACCCCGGCCGCGCCAGCAAACCCGCCGCCGACCCcagcggcgcccgcgcccgccgccaccccggtcCCGCCgtcgaagccgccgccggccgcgcccgcggtcgcgccggcCAAGCCCCCGCCGGTGGTGACGCCTCCCCCCGCAGCGACGCCGCctccctcgacgccgccgcc
This genomic interval carries:
- the LOC120674316 gene encoding predicted GPI-anchored protein 58 — protein: MAAPPLLRHWPRLAVIGAVLALHLAAAAAQSPATPAAPTTPAAPTTPAAPTTPASPTTPAAPTTPAAPTTPAAPTTPAAPTTPAAPTTPAAPTTPATTAPTATPAAPANPPPTPAAPAPAATPVPPSKPPPAAPAVAPAKPPPVVTPPPAATPPPSTPPPATPPAVLPPAAAPPPMATPPAEAPATLPPAATPPVAEAPATLPPAEAPSKGKNKHKRRKKQHGKKEAPAEAPQPLSPPAPAAPSPADLEDVSGPAPSAFDVNASSRQHQHWGVLVLQTAMAALLLSLAW